Proteins from a single region of Pseudomonas quebecensis:
- the ptaA gene encoding pyoverdine biosynthesis transaminase PtaA, protein MVSVSRRSLLALSAALPLLGRLDWALAATPQAKADKVRLNYNESPYGPALAAREAMQRGIATTGRYPYNHMYALAALFARQQGIAEEQVAVFSGSMAALRYAVLAFTGDTRGLVMATPSYEVPRQAAEAHKAPVREVSLDAHHAHDIRAMLAADPQAGMLYLCNPNNPTGTLTPTQAIRDALANKPKGSVLVVDEAYIDFADAPSVVSWVKDHDDLLVLRTFSKIYGMAGARLGLAIGHPALLERLAVFGGDNVPAGPSLLGGLASLEDVKVLPQRKALNARLRDETVAWLKGRGYTCTASQSNCFMIDVRQPAQQVIEKLAAEGVLIGRVWQNWPQWVRVTVGSKQEMARFREVFAARV, encoded by the coding sequence ATGGTCAGCGTGAGTCGTCGATCCCTTCTCGCCTTGAGCGCCGCCCTGCCATTGCTGGGACGCCTGGACTGGGCGCTCGCCGCGACGCCGCAGGCCAAGGCCGATAAGGTCCGGCTCAACTACAACGAAAGCCCCTACGGTCCGGCCCTGGCCGCCCGCGAAGCCATGCAGCGTGGCATCGCCACTACCGGGCGCTACCCCTACAACCACATGTACGCCCTGGCGGCGCTGTTCGCACGGCAGCAGGGCATTGCCGAAGAACAGGTGGCGGTGTTCTCAGGTTCCATGGCGGCGTTGCGTTATGCGGTGCTGGCGTTCACCGGCGATACCCGTGGGTTGGTGATGGCCACGCCGTCCTATGAAGTACCACGCCAGGCCGCCGAAGCGCACAAGGCGCCGGTGCGGGAGGTGAGCCTCGACGCCCATCATGCCCACGATATCCGCGCCATGCTCGCCGCCGACCCTCAGGCCGGCATGCTTTATCTGTGCAACCCCAACAACCCTACCGGCACCCTCACCCCGACCCAGGCCATCCGCGACGCGTTGGCGAATAAACCCAAAGGCAGCGTGCTGGTAGTGGACGAAGCCTATATCGACTTCGCCGACGCCCCCAGCGTGGTCAGCTGGGTCAAGGACCACGACGACCTGCTGGTGCTGCGCACCTTCTCGAAGATCTACGGCATGGCCGGCGCACGCCTGGGCCTGGCCATCGGCCACCCGGCGCTGCTGGAGCGGCTGGCGGTGTTTGGCGGCGACAATGTGCCGGCGGGTCCCTCGCTGCTTGGCGGCCTTGCCAGCCTGGAAGACGTCAAAGTGCTGCCCCAGCGCAAGGCGCTCAATGCGCGGTTGCGCGATGAAACCGTGGCTTGGCTCAAGGGCCGTGGCTACACCTGCACCGCCTCGCAGAGCAACTGCTTCATGATCGACGTCAGGCAGCCCGCGCAGCAGGTGATCGAAAAGCTCGCCGCCGAGGGCGTGCTGATCGGCCGGGTGTGGCAGAACTGGCCGCAATGGGTGCGGGTGACGGTGGGGAGCAAGCAGGAGATGGCGCGCTTTCGCGAGGTGTTTGCCGCGCGGGTCTAG